The Sphaerochaeta globosa str. Buddy region TCTGGATGAGGACGGGTTGCTTGCCATTTCCCACTCGTCTGGCGATATGGCCGAAGGAGCACGGTTCGCTTTGGAGGCGAGAGGGTGTGATCGATCTGGGTTGGTTGGCAAGCGCAATGAGCCCTCCTACCACCTACTGGTCAAGACAGTAAAGGGTATTTCTTTCACCGAGGATTATCGAACGCTGCTGGTGACCTGGAACTTCGGTGTGGTAAGCCGTATCGACATCGGCTACCAGAGGCCATGGCACCGTCCTACCAGTGTGTTGACCTACAGCGGCGGTCGGTTCCGTATCGACTGCAAGCCGATCGTCAGTGGCAAGCAGGTGGCCACTTCTCTCAAGGTGAGGATTCTCTATATCGATGCGATCAGGATCGTCGATCCTTCTGATGATGACGAGGTGCAGATACCAAACGTGTATCCACCATTGAGCAAGAAGCACAACAGCAACGAGGAGGACCCATGCGAGTTACCAGGGTAGTAAGAAGTCAGGATCTCCAGGCCAAGCGAGTCGCCGCCTATTGTCGGGTGAGCACCCTGAAGGAAAACCAGGAGGAGTCGTTCGAGACCCAGCAACGGTATTACACCGATCTGATCAACCATACCGCCGGCTGGCAGCCGGTGAAGGTCTATGCCGATGAGGGGTTCTCGGGAGTCCTTGCAGAAAAGAGACCGGGCTTCATGACCATGATGGCCGATGCACGGGGCAACCTGATCGACATCATCCTGGTCAAGTCGATTTCGCGATTCGCCCGTAATGCGAAGGAGGCTCAGCGCTATGTGCATGAGCTGAAGAACCTGGGTGTCGAGGTGCGCTTTGAGCGCGAGGGCATCTCGTCAATGGATGGATCGGCGGAGATGGCGTTCTCCATGTTGGCGGTTGCAGCCCAGGAGGAGTCCCGCTCGATATCGGAGAATATGAAATGGTCGCTTCGCAAGCATGCCGAGCAGGGCATCAGGCATCTGGGAAGCAACCGCATCCTTGGATACAATGAGGCCGACAGTGTGCTTGTGCCGAACCAGGATGCCTGGATCGTCAGGGTGATCTTCGAGGACTATGCAGCGGGTTTGTACCCCATAGAGATTCAGCGTCATCTGGAGGACCTCGGAGCTGCAAATTCCACAACCAAGCGGATTCCCGGATCAGGGAACATGAGGAAAGTGTTATCCAACGAGGTGTATGTGGGAGACCGGATGATCCAGAAGGGGCCGGTGAGGGATCTGATCACCAAGCAGCCGGATTTCTCCAAGCCCTATACCAGCTACTACCTTACCGACGACCATGAGCCGATCGTGGACCGGCAGTTGTTCGAGCAGGTGAAGGCACGACTCGCATGGGTTGATCAAGAGCGCAAGGCCGGCATCTACCGGAACTCGCAATCGCATTACCTGTATGGATTGGTGTACTGCAGTGAGTGTGGTCTACCGTTCAGGAAAGGTGATGGCTCCGAGTACAAGGGTACCGAGTATGATTATCTGGTGTGTAGCTGTAGAAAGCGCAGGGACAGGAAGCAGCGCACCTGCACCAACCGTTCGATCAGGGTCGATCAGCTTCTGAAGACCCTCTCGGAGACCCTCGGATTGCCCTGGCGGTTGGTTGAGGAATTTAACTCCGATGCCTTGGTAGGTGCGGTCGAAAGGGTGGTCATCCAGCCGGATGGCATCGATGTGGTGATGAAGTATCAGCAGGTGGCGAATTCATGAACCGCTTCATGGACATGCAGCGGGTGATCAAAGTGACGCTAGCAATTCCTGGGCTTGTCCAAGATGTGGCCTCAAATATCGGGTGTATCCTCATCTTATTGGTTAAGGGAGTCAAGAGCCCAATGGAGAAACTATTCATAAGTAGTGGAAGTGGTTGGAAAAATGTGATATCTTAATGATACCAACGTGGTGCACATGCCTCAGGCTTAATTGCCTGAATAGATAAACTTGAATAGGAGGTGAGCCATGGCAACAAGTTCTTTTAACACTGTGTTTAAAATGCCCAAGAAGGCCTTGCGTGAAATCGCCAAGAACATCGATAAGCCTGTCGTTAGATTCAAGTTGTCTGAGAAAGATAAAGAAAGTCTCGCCACCAGTGGAGAGAGATTCCAGAAATGGTTGGACAGCAACAAGAGCTGAGTCTTGAGCAGCTGGGTTCATGGCTAGGATATGCTGACGATTCCATAATCGAGCAGGTCCTAGCCCGATTTTTATGCAGCCGCAACAAGGAGGTGGAAGAATTCCTTCACTCCTCGGCAATAGCATTTGAAAAATCTTCGAGTGCCAGAACTTATCTTCTAGCAACAGAAAATAAAGATATTGCAGGGTATTTCACACTCTCCATCGGGTTCGCTGATATCAGCAAGAGTGTAGACCTTTCCGAGGAAGACAAGCAGAAATTGAAGATGAGCAAATGCCCTGACCATAGAATTCCTTGTTTCCTTATTGGTCAACTAGGACGAAACGATTCATTTTCTCATGATGAGTTGCCGGGTAATCAAATTTTAGAAATAGCATTGGCGGTTCTGGTTGAGGTGAAGGATCAGATCGGGGGAAAGTTTGTAATCGTCGAATGCGAGGATCATCTGGTATCAATGTACCAATCCGAGCAATTTGGGTTCCGCTTGTTCAATACTCCCAGTAAGAAGCGAACATACAATCAATTGTTTCGGCTTCTATAGTTTGAATTTTTTGCTATCGTGTGATGATATTTCGAGCAACTCTTATAATTTTACCAGCAATCCTTATCACAAACGACCGGTGATATAATTTGTTGTATGAATTAAGAACTGGAGTCATATATTTCTCAAACACGGTAAAGTCGTTTGCTTCGAATGCTTTCTCATACGCGCTATTTCCCTCATCAAGCAACGGAATCCGACCATGATAGATTTTTTTTCGTTTGTTAGAGACGGAATCACTTGGCTCTACACGTTTTTTTGGGTGCCATTCATTTTTCTGATCTTTGAGAAACAATCTGTAGGCTAGCCCCTCTCGCCTGTGTCTAAATCCACCGGCTTGGGATTGATAAATTTTCTCTGCTGATATCTCCTCAATGGTTAATTCTTCCTTGAAGTCTGTTAGTAAGCGAGCAATTCGTGGATTGCGGACTATGATCACATTTGTCCCACCTTCATCACTAACATATTCAGGTAGCCAAGCATCTCCTATAGTAATATCAGCACATTCTGCGAGTACATCATCACAATAATCACAAGCATTATACCTAAAAAGGCCATGTCCCCAATTGTTGACAATGGTCTCTCTCATCGGTGAAGTATGGCTTACCACGGTGCTTGAGACTTCTCCAGAAACCTTGGCACCGTAATACCCAGCGGGTTTATTGGGAAGTTTTACACGAAAGTCTATATCCTGCAGTGAATCAGGATGTATACCCAATTGCCAACCGATGGTCTTTGCGAATCGATCTGTTTTTAAGTGACCACAAACCAGACCAAGAGTGTAAAGTATTTTTTCCTCAAAGACTGGTTCTTTAAGAGAAAGCAAGCGAATAGCTTTAATGAAACAAGGGACTCCTATCAGAAGATATTTTCCTGGAGTATTTCGAACATGATTCAAGATCTCTGACATCTCTATTGGGTAGTATTTGGATTTGGCACCTTGAATGATTTCATCTTCTGTGGAAGAAACCGCATAGGAAAATAACAACTCAGATTTTTCACTTGGTCTTACATGAAGGACATGATCAACCATTTTCTCCCTAAGCATGGTTGATGCCAACCAGGAACCCATCCCACCAGAACTGCCTTTTTCTCGGAAGCTGTTTTTAGAAACGAAGCCTGCATAATTCTTTAGGTGATAACCGAGATAGGCATCATGCTTGATACCGTCAACATTACCATACAACTGTTTTCCAAGCTCATCTTCATTGAGAGACTCATCTGCAAACGGACAAACCTGTGATGAAAGGAGATCCGAAGAGAGATCTTCCGATACTACGGCTTTTCGTTCTGCCTGATATTTTCCTTCATGATCAAGTTTTATTTCATATGCAGATTGATCAAGTACAGCGCAAGCGCCACAACCGATACAATAATTTCCTGCCAATACTTTTTCTATTCCATTATCAATCATATTTTGAGTTCTTCCATTATATCAACCTATCTTCTTTTAATGCCAATTCGGAAAAGAAGAAAACCAAAACCAGTATAACACAATTCCCATTACGGGCAACAAGGGATAACGATCCTAAAAGAAGTTCCTCTCTCCCGTTAAAGCAGTAATTAGCCTACTTTCCAGTGCTCGGAACATGGCAAAGTTAAGAAAGACCATTGTGCTGATTGAAACATCTTACGGTGTGGAGATGGGCTGTCAGGTAAGAAGCAAGTTTAGTTGCCCACCACTATCTGAACAATTGGCATGATTTTCAGAACAGGAAAGCTTGGGGCTTATTTTTCAGCTCGAACACTCAGACTGTGCGAGTACTTGGAGAATCACCGATTGCGTCGCATGACCGTTTTCATCTGGATCGTGTTCTGCAATAGGGTCTCTTTTTCATCACGCGTACAGTCTTCAAGCAGGTCCTTGAAGTCCTTGTCATAGGAATCGATGAGCACAGGAATACTGTCGTACAGCAGCGAATCAATGGTCGTGTCGAGAGCCTGTGCGATTGCTACCAAGGTCGGCAGGTTGATTTTTGCCTTGCCGCTTTCGATGTGCGAATAGTGCGATGGTGAGAGCCCGATGATACCTGACAAGGTTGCTTGGGTCATGCCTGTCTTGATACGTGCTTCTCGGATGCGTTGCCCGAGCAGTTCATAATCGATTCCCATGAAAACCTCCCTTAGAATGATCTTCTGCAGACTTCGGAAGCAGCAGATCTATACAGCATGGACCAGCGGTCTCGCTGTAAGTGTTAAAAGAATGAGTTTTTATTGTAATACCCGGAAAGCGAAGTTATAATAAACTGCAACAACAGTTTAGAAGAATTCTGTGCACTGAATAAACATTTCATACGTCCCAGAGGTGTTTTTATGGCGATGAAGAAAGTAAGGGAACAGGAATTGGATACGCTGGAACTTGAGGTTCCTAAGGAAGAGCTGCCGCGCGTGAGCCTCGAAGGTTGTGAGATCGTCCGCAGACAGTTCCTCTCCCATCTGAAAGAGAACATACTGACCATCAGGCCTGATGGGATCCAATTCAACAATGCATGCATCACCCGGATGCCCGATGTGCGGTACATCTATCTGATCATTGATAGAAGCAAGCGTTGGTTCATCATCAGCGCCTGTGACGAGGATGACAAGGACGGCCAGCGGTGGTGTACCGTCAAGCATGGTGAACGCAAGAGCCGAAAGATCCAAGGCAAGCCGTTCTGTGACCGCATCTATTCCATGATGGGTTGGAACAAGGGGTATGGCTACAAGATCTGCGGAACTTTTGCGCTGCAGGTCGAGGATGAGGATAAGCTGCTCATGGTATTCGAGCTTGATGAGGCCGAAGCCCATGCGATGTCATCCAAGGCCCGCGCATATGCCGGGGTGGAGGATATCGAGGTCGGCGCAGAGGAATTGGCAAAACTTGATGAACTGGAAAAGAAGCGACAGGCCGATCGTGAACAGCGTGCCGCTGCCAAGGCCGCCGGTGAGAAGATTATCCGACGATATCGCAAGCGCGCCGTGCTTCCCCAGCAGTGGGGTTCCGATACCTTCGGCGTTCCGGTTGAGGAACACAAGGCGAAGGCCGAGGTGCCCCACCTTCCAGCCAGGGGTGATTCCGGTGATCTATTTATAGCGTCCGATAATCGCGGATGGTGAACGAATCGATCGGATGGGAGGCTCCGGTATGGCGATGGAGAGTGGCATCACAGTGAATTTCTCCAACAATGAGATCAATATCAGGACCAAGACGCTCAAGGACCTGAGGTCTCCCCGGTTCGTGCACATCTTCATCAACGAAAAGGAACGCCATTTATTGATCCGCCGATGTGAGGAGCGCGACAATGATGCGTTCCCGATCGATTATGCTGCAGTGGAGATCGATAAGAAATGCCGATTCAAGGCCAAGCCCCTGGTCATCTACCTGGCGAACGTGATCGGCCTTCCGTACCCGTCCCAAACCCTGCGTTTCTGTGGCAACCTGCTGGAGGATGGCGATACCGTCCTCATAGACCTCGACGATCATCAGTTCCTCCCGTATCCCGATAGAAGAATAATGGGGGTACGCCATGGATGATTCGGTGAAGCGGCTGAGCAAAGGCTTGCAACCGGTGGCGCCGAAATCGTCGTGTGCAAGCGCGCTCCAAACGGCGAGCAAGGATGATGTGCGTGAGCGCTACAACCGGCCTCGCGATCTGAGCAAGATCAAGGTGATACCGGCCCGGCAGGAATCGGATCCGTTCAATCCTAAGAGCCGCAAGCGTGTGGTGGTCTATTGCCGCGTATCGACCGATGGTATATCCCAGACCTCTTCATTCGAGTTGCAGAAGAACTATTACCTGAGATTTGTCAGGAAGAAACCCGACTGGAAATTGGTCGGGCTCTATTCCGATGAGGGTATCACCGCTACGAGTATGGAAAAGCGCGTGGGGCTATTGACGCTGCTTGAGGATGCCAGGGCGGGCAAGTTCGACATCATCGTGGTGAAGAACCTATCCCGTTTGGCCAGGAACCTCATGGACTGCATGAACATCATCTATGAGCTTCGCTCTCTGCCTCACCCCATCGGCATCCTTTTTGAAACCGAGAACATGTTCACTTTGGACAAGAATGTGGACTTCACCTTGCAGGTGCTCTCCCTGGTAGCTCAGGAGGAGAGCCACAAGAAATCCGAGGCCATGAACTCCTCATATCAGCAGCGCTTCGGCTCCGGACAGTTCACCAAGCCCGATCTGCTTGGTTATGACAGCGTCGGGGTCAATGAGATCGCGATCAATGAAGAGGAAGCCCAGACCGTCCAGCTGATCTTCATGATGTTCCTCGCAGGCATCCATCCTTCCACTATCGCTGATGTATTGGTCATGTTGGGGCGCAAGACGCATACTCACAAGTACAAGGACGGACGCATCAAGGAAGGGGTGGTGAAGTGGACCGCCAATTCGGTGAGCAACATCCTGCGCAATGAACGCAGATGCGGAGACGTGCTTGCCCAGAAGACCTACACCCCGAACTATCTCGATCACAAGCCCAAGAGGAATGAGAACCATCTTCCCCAGTATTATGCGAAGGACCAGCATCCGGCTATCGTTGCCCGTGAGGATTTCCATCTGGTGCAGAGGATACTTGAGGCCAACAGGGGAGGCTGGAAGTTCGGTCTTCCCGAGCTGGGTATCTATGAACGCGGTCCCCTGGGCGGTTTTGTGACCGCTGTGCCGAATTGGCGAGGATTTACCGCTGAGGATTACAATCGTGCCGCCCTCAGGGCGAACGGCATATCTGAGGCTGAGCTCGATGCATTCGAAAAGCGTCTCGCTTCGAGAAACCATGACGATGATACCGATCAGGTGCAGACTCCCGAGTTCCAGCATGCCTATGCGATCGACTCCGATGATTATGACCAATTCCCCGAGGATGCGGGCACGCAGGTGGAAGAGGGTAAGGAGGAAGTGGTCGAAAGCTACAGGAGTCTGGTTGAGTCGATGCGTGAAGGCCAAGACGATGAGGTGGACAAACGGCAGTTCGGTGGCTATGACCTGAGTGGCTGCGAGGTTGTCCGTCCCCATTTCTTCAATGTCCGCGACAAGATCAGCTTCACCGCCGATAGCAAGGGACTTTATTTCAATCGGATGTGCAGCCAGCAACTGGAATTCGGAACACAAGCGGCTCAATTCGTGGAGCTTGCCTACAACCCGGTGGAGCGTCTGCTGGTGGTAAGAAAGAGCAGAAAGGAGTCCGACCGTACCATCCGTTGGATTGGTGAGCAGAACGGTAATCCCTGCATGCGCCGTTGCACCTGCAAAGGCATCTCGGGTGCGCTCTATGAGAACATGGGGTGGAATGCCAATTTCAAGTATCGGGTTCTTGGATCGGTCCAGACAATCGGTGATGAGGATGTGTTGGTGTTCTTCCTGGATGAATCGATGGCGATCGTTCCGGCGAAAGCCGGCAGTATCCGCAATATCGATACCGATACCATCGATGAACAACAGGCCAGGGATATCGTGAGGGAAGGGTATCTTCCCGAGCAAGGCTATGTGCCCGATCTGTCTGACTTCGAACTGGGAAATGGTCCCGTGGCAACATCGGTGAAGAAGCTCTCGAGAAGCAGGGCCATCTACTATGATGAACTGACCGAAAAGA contains the following coding sequences:
- a CDS encoding recombinase family protein, coding for MRVTRVVRSQDLQAKRVAAYCRVSTLKENQEESFETQQRYYTDLINHTAGWQPVKVYADEGFSGVLAEKRPGFMTMMADARGNLIDIILVKSISRFARNAKEAQRYVHELKNLGVEVRFEREGISSMDGSAEMAFSMLAVAAQEESRSISENMKWSLRKHAEQGIRHLGSNRILGYNEADSVLVPNQDAWIVRVIFEDYAAGLYPIEIQRHLEDLGAANSTTKRIPGSGNMRKVLSNEVYVGDRMIQKGPVRDLITKQPDFSKPYTSYYLTDDHEPIVDRQLFEQVKARLAWVDQERKAGIYRNSQSHYLYGLVYCSECGLPFRKGDGSEYKGTEYDYLVCSCRKRRDRKQRTCTNRSIRVDQLLKTLSETLGLPWRLVEEFNSDALVGAVERVVIQPDGIDVVMKYQQVANS
- a CDS encoding Coenzyme F420 hydrogenase/dehydrogenase, beta subunit C-terminal domain, which gives rise to MIDNGIEKVLAGNYCIGCGACAVLDQSAYEIKLDHEGKYQAERKAVVSEDLSSDLLSSQVCPFADESLNEDELGKQLYGNVDGIKHDAYLGYHLKNYAGFVSKNSFREKGSSGGMGSWLASTMLREKMVDHVLHVRPSEKSELLFSYAVSSTEDEIIQGAKSKYYPIEMSEILNHVRNTPGKYLLIGVPCFIKAIRLLSLKEPVFEEKILYTLGLVCGHLKTDRFAKTIGWQLGIHPDSLQDIDFRVKLPNKPAGYYGAKVSGEVSSTVVSHTSPMRETIVNNWGHGLFRYNACDYCDDVLAECADITIGDAWLPEYVSDEGGTNVIIVRNPRIARLLTDFKEELTIEEISAEKIYQSQAGGFRHRREGLAYRLFLKDQKNEWHPKKRVEPSDSVSNKRKKIYHGRIPLLDEGNSAYEKAFEANDFTVFEKYMTPVLNSYNKLYHRSFVIRIAGKIIRVARNIITR
- a CDS encoding helix-turn-helix domain-containing protein, translating into MGIDYELLGQRIREARIKTGMTQATLSGIIGLSPSHYSHIESGKAKINLPTLVAIAQALDTTIDSLLYDSIPVLIDSYDKDFKDLLEDCTRDEKETLLQNTIQMKTVMRRNR
- a CDS encoding recombinase family protein, which gives rise to MDDSVKRLSKGLQPVAPKSSCASALQTASKDDVRERYNRPRDLSKIKVIPARQESDPFNPKSRKRVVVYCRVSTDGISQTSSFELQKNYYLRFVRKKPDWKLVGLYSDEGITATSMEKRVGLLTLLEDARAGKFDIIVVKNLSRLARNLMDCMNIIYELRSLPHPIGILFETENMFTLDKNVDFTLQVLSLVAQEESHKKSEAMNSSYQQRFGSGQFTKPDLLGYDSVGVNEIAINEEEAQTVQLIFMMFLAGIHPSTIADVLVMLGRKTHTHKYKDGRIKEGVVKWTANSVSNILRNERRCGDVLAQKTYTPNYLDHKPKRNENHLPQYYAKDQHPAIVAREDFHLVQRILEANRGGWKFGLPELGIYERGPLGGFVTAVPNWRGFTAEDYNRAALRANGISEAELDAFEKRLASRNHDDDTDQVQTPEFQHAYAIDSDDYDQFPEDAGTQVEEGKEEVVESYRSLVESMREGQDDEVDKRQFGGYDLSGCEVVRPHFFNVRDKISFTADSKGLYFNRMCSQQLEFGTQAAQFVELAYNPVERLLVVRKSRKESDRTIRWIGEQNGNPCMRRCTCKGISGALYENMGWNANFKYRVLGSVQTIGDEDVLVFFLDESMAIVPAKAGSIRNIDTDTIDEQQARDIVREGYLPEQGYVPDLSDFELGNGPVATSVKKLSRSRAIYYDELTEKTTGELHVADLGDKKYDPECVQRMIQKGIEPAEGWLYLKGMAVIRKNYFTILPMEWSDGFGEEFYQAQRKKQIRRFGDPDIRAMRRAIPYGWTVGLDLPTERTVQETIEILKNGTA